The DNA sequence GAAATAAAAAATGAGTTGGAAAACCTCCGCAAATTTATAATTTCTCTGGACATTACTAATGCCAAGGTCAGCCAAATAAAATACAAACTGGAAAAAAACAGTTTAAATTTCATAATTTCCCCCAAAGAGGGCTTTTTTACTCAAGATGACATAACTTCTTCCACCGGCGGATTTAAGTATGACTTAATTATAACCCTTGACGCTCCCGACCTGGAATCGCTCGGTAAAATTTATGACAATGACACGGAATTCTTTTATAAAACTCCAATAATAAATATTGACCACCAAAGCGACAACGAAGGGTTCGGGCAAATAAATTTCATAGAATTGAACGCGGTCTCCGTTTCCGAAATTTTATTTTCTTTGTTTGAAAGCTATTCTCGGGAGTTAATTGACGAAGACATCGCCACCTGCCTGCTAACCGGCATAATTTACAAAACCAGAAGCTTTAAAACCACAAACATCACCCCCCATACTCTAAACGCCACCTCCGAACTCATTTCTATGGGCGCGCGCCGAGAAGAGATCGTCAATATGCTCTACCGCTCCCGCACTTTAAACGTTTTAAAATTATGGGGCCGGGTGCTGGCCCGCCTAAATGAATCCCTGGAAAATAAATTAATCTGGTCAACTTTGTCACATATTGATTTCCTGAAAACCGGAGCCGGGGAGGAAGATTTAAGCGAAGTAATTGACGAACTTATCGTCAATATCCCCCTGGCAAAAATTATCGCCATTATCTACGAAAAACTGCCGGAAAATGACACAACCGAAAACGGAATAAACCCCATTAGAGATTTATCTCTAAACGGGGAAAGTAACCAAAAATTTAATTATCCGACAACCGGCTTATTCGTTTATTCGGTAAAAAACATTGACTCAATGGATTTAATCAAAGAATATAATCCTACTGGCGACAGACGGCTGGCCAAGGCGGAAATCAATAAACCGCTAGCCGCCGCGGAAAAAGAAATAACCGGACTCATAGAAGAAAAATTAAAAAAACTCCCTCTTTAAGGAGTTTTCTTCTTGCCAGAAAATCAATATAATGTTAAATTCTTTTTAGAGCGCCCGTAGCTCAGCGGTTAGAGCACCACGCTTATAACGTGGGGGTCGATGGTTCAAATCCATCCGGGCGCACAAGCGCGCTGGAAACGGGTTTATGGCTTTCCGCCTCAAAAGCGGAACAGACAGTTGGTAAAAATTTGATTTTTAAATTTGGGCGGCTAGCTCAGCTGGTTAGAGCGTTACGTTGACATCGTAAAGGTCACAAGTTCAAGTCTTGTGCCGCCCACAAATTCAACAAAAATCGCGAAGGCCTTTCCCCGCCTGAACGCAATTTTGGCGGGGCAAAAGCTTATTCGGGGCTTATCTTGGGGCGATCCCCCTTAAGCCCGCGCGATAAACTCTTGCCTAAAAACAATAATACTCTTATAATATAATTGTACTTAAAAAGATTAATTTTTATTTTATTATTTTATTTTTATATTATTAATATGGGAAATTTTTTTAAAAAACTAGCCGGCTTTGATAACAGAATTGATAATAAGGCGGGAGAGAAAGGCGACCCGGAGGAAAATTCGGAATTAGAGAGCGCGGAGGCAAGCGAAGAAAATGGGTGGATAGATGAAGATTACGAAGAAGGCCAGCTGTCTATTGATGTTTACCAAACACCCGAAGCGATTGTGGTGAAATCCACTATCGCCGGGGTCAAACCGGAGGATATAGATATCTCCATAAACAATGATATGCTGACTATTAGGGGCAAAAGGGAGGAAAACGAAAAAATAGAAGATGAAAACTATTTGTATCGGGAGTGTTATTGGGGTTCTTTTTCCCGTTCCATAATCCTACCCGTGGAAGTCAAGGCTGAAGAAATTGAGGCAATCCTGGAAAACGGCGTTTTGACAATCATTCTGCCTCGATCCAGAGCTGCCAAGCAAATCTCCGTTAAGATAAAAGAAAAATAAAAAATATGGAATATCCATTGACAATTGACCGTTTTGAAAATGAAAAAGCTGTTTTAAAAACCGAAGATGGAGAGACGATTGTTTGGCCAAAAAATATGCTGCCGGCCGGAGCAAAAGAAGGAATGATTTTGGCTTTTACGGTTATTGGGGACGAGGAAAAAGAAAAAAATAAAAAAGAACTGGCCAAAGATATTTTAAACGAACTCTTAAATACGGGAAAAGATTGATAAGGCAAAATTTATGCTTTTTGGCGTTAACCCTAATAAAAATCAAGCTTTAAAATGGCTACTTGTCTTTGTAGCTGTTTTTTTTGCTTTTCTGATTATATCTTCCGCCGCCCTGCTGATTTTTGAAAAACAATATGAAGGCAGGATTTATCCGGGAATTAAAATCGGAAATATTGACTTGGGCGGACGGACAAAAGAAGAGGCGGAAAAACTATTGGGCGGAAAAATCAACGAACTTAACCAAGAGGGATTAAAATTTAAATACAATAACCAGCGGGCTGCCATTGCCCCAACCGTCGTTTCCCTGGAGACCGACCTGTCTTACCGAATTGTATCTTTTGAGCCGGAGCGGACTGCCGGAGAAATTTTTGCTTTTGGCCGCAACCGAGATTCCCTTAATAATCTAAAAAATAAAATAGATTCCTTGCTTTTTGGAAAATCCGCGGGAATAATCTATATCCTGAACGAAGAGGAAATAAAAAAAATTCTCAAATCCAACTATGAAAAATTCGAAAATCCCGGCAAAAACGCCGAATTGGCGGCTACCACCACGCCAGCCAATCCCGAAGAAATTATTTTTTCCGTCAGCGAGGAAAGATTGGGAAAAATTATAGATTACGAAAAAGGCTTGGAGGAATTAAAAACAAAATTAAATAAGTTAAATTTCTCCCCCATAGAACTGACCACCAAAACAGATTACCCGACTATCCATAAAAATGAATGCCTAAACATTGAAACGGCGGCGAAAAAAATTTTGGAAACCGCTCCCCTTACCTTAACTTATGAAAATAAAAAATGGATTATAGATAAAAAAGAATTGGCTGATATTCTGGCCTTGGAACGCCAAAAAAACGGAGAAATAGCCGTTAGCCTAGATCCGAAAAAATTGACCGAATTTTTAGAGGAAACAATCGCCGCGGAAATAGAAAAAGAGCCGGTTGAAGCCAGATTTAAAGCAGACAATGGCCGGGTCACAGAATTCCAGGGAAGCCGAGACGGCCTAAAGCTGAAAATTGAAGACAATATAGCCAAAATCAAATCCGAATTCATTATCAACAAAAACAATACCGCAGAACTGATAGCCGAAGAAATAAAAAGTTCCGTAAAAACCGGGGAAATAAATGATCTGGGCATAAAAGAAATCATCGGCACGGGAGAATCTAATTTTTCCGGCTCTCCGACTAACCGGCGCCATAACATTAAAATCGGCTCCTTTTCCTTAAACGGAATTTTAATAAAACCGGAAGAAGAATTCTCCCTGAATAAAGCCCTGGGCAAAATTGAAGCGAAAACCGGCTATCTGCCCGAATTAGTCATAAAAGGCAATGAAACTATTCCGGAATATGGCGGAGGTCTTTGCCAAATCGGCACTACTATGTTTAGGGCCGCTTTGGCGACTGGCCTGCCCATAACCTCCCGGCGAAACCATTCCTACCGGGTTTCCTATTATGAACCGGCCGGCACAGACGCCGCGATTTACAGCCCCTGGCCCGATGTCCGCTTTATCAACGATACCGGCAGCCATATCCTAATCCAGAC is a window from the Patescibacteria group bacterium genome containing:
- a CDS encoding DHH family phosphoesterase, encoding MLNQEQQIFEQIKKANNILITFSRVWNGDSVASALALFLFLKRLGKSAEIAAEMPKTKAAPPAVGKVFSFLPAFSEIKNELENLRKFIISLDITNAKVSQIKYKLEKNSLNFIISPKEGFFTQDDITSSTGGFKYDLIITLDAPDLESLGKIYDNDTEFFYKTPIINIDHQSDNEGFGQINFIELNAVSVSEILFSLFESYSRELIDEDIATCLLTGIIYKTRSFKTTNITPHTLNATSELISMGARREEIVNMLYRSRTLNVLKLWGRVLARLNESLENKLIWSTLSHIDFLKTGAGEEDLSEVIDELIVNIPLAKIIAIIYEKLPENDTTENGINPIRDLSLNGESNQKFNYPTTGLFVYSVKNIDSMDLIKEYNPTGDRRLAKAEINKPLAAAEKEITGLIEEKLKKLPL
- a CDS encoding Hsp20/alpha crystallin family protein — protein: MGNFFKKLAGFDNRIDNKAGEKGDPEENSELESAEASEENGWIDEDYEEGQLSIDVYQTPEAIVVKSTIAGVKPEDIDISINNDMLTIRGKREENEKIEDENYLYRECYWGSFSRSIILPVEVKAEEIEAILENGVLTIILPRSRAAKQISVKIKEK
- a CDS encoding DUF3006 domain-containing protein: MEYPLTIDRFENEKAVLKTEDGETIVWPKNMLPAGAKEGMILAFTVIGDEEKEKNKKELAKDILNELLNTGKD
- a CDS encoding VanW family protein, coding for MLFGVNPNKNQALKWLLVFVAVFFAFLIISSAALLIFEKQYEGRIYPGIKIGNIDLGGRTKEEAEKLLGGKINELNQEGLKFKYNNQRAAIAPTVVSLETDLSYRIVSFEPERTAGEIFAFGRNRDSLNNLKNKIDSLLFGKSAGIIYILNEEEIKKILKSNYEKFENPGKNAELAATTTPANPEEIIFSVSEERLGKIIDYEKGLEELKTKLNKLNFSPIELTTKTDYPTIHKNECLNIETAAKKILETAPLTLTYENKKWIIDKKELADILALERQKNGEIAVSLDPKKLTEFLEETIAAEIEKEPVEARFKADNGRVTEFQGSRDGLKLKIEDNIAKIKSEFIINKNNTAELIAEEIKSSVKTGEINDLGIKEIIGTGESNFSGSPTNRRHNIKIGSFSLNGILIKPEEEFSLNKALGKIEAKTGYLPELVIKGNETIPEYGGGLCQIGTTMFRAALATGLPITSRRNHSYRVSYYEPAGTDAAIYSPWPDVRFINDTGSHILIQTRIEGDDLFFDFWGTKDGRIVEKTDPVIYNIVKPGPTKIVETLDLKPGEKKCTEKAHNGADAYFDYKVTYPSTTATATPEVKEKRFSSHYVPWQEVCLIGVEELTTASSTPESADVGQ